DNA from Sorex araneus isolate mSorAra2 chromosome 6, mSorAra2.pri, whole genome shotgun sequence:
AGATATACTATGAATACCTGAGAATAAAAATCCAATGAGAACTTCCCGTTGGAATTTGAATCTTCAGATTAGAGATTTCACTGCCCTATGCCCAGTCCTCAAAACCCCACATCAGTGACTCGGCTACTCTGTGCGTACCTCAACCCAGCCCCACAGGTGAGAGTAGGGAATGTGATCAGTTGTTTCTGTTCAGGAAAGAATGAACCTTTCCTCTTCAGCACTGTCTTTCCTTATTGGTGGTGATGGATAGTGtttatctttaattctccttGCATAAACCTTAACTTCTTGAAAAAAGTACAGTAATCTTGATTCTAAGTGCCTACAGGATCAGAATCTACACAGAACATCCCTAGAATCTAGAATCTCATATTGACCTCTTTCAACAAGTAAACCTACTAGATAATCCCTTGCTTTTTgctgtctctggctctgtcttcacaatgttttttactttttttttaaaattactatacACAAATGGCCACAAGTGTACCTGGACTtctggttttaattattttttactttttcgttttggggcctccccaggtgatgctcaggagtttctcctggctcagcactcaggaagtacttatggtgatgcttgggagtcTATATGGTATGTTGGGGATAgagcctggatcagccatgtgcaaggcagatgccctgcctgctgtactattactccagccccaggccatcTGATTTTGAAAGTTTATGGGtctagaaaatgaaatgaatatgGTAACTAATTGAGGACTTTTGCCATTGTAAGACTCTTTTATTCTATATGTAACCTCTGACATATTGTATATACTTTTCCTGATATAATATGGAAAGTAAATGGTTTATTCAATTCATAATCTCTGGAATTCAaggtaaaaaggaaaaatcacattatttttgtAGCTGCCTATTCTCAAGTTTAGGTAAGTATGCCTTATTTTTCCTATAGGTCATTTCTGAGGGGATCTTACACTAATAGACATTGTGCCTTTTGTACCTAACTCATACTTCTATGTTCATGGATTTATACTGTTTGTGTTTGATTAAAAgtatgaatgaataaaaagttaTGAATGTGTATGTGATAACATTATGTGATGATAAATTTTAGAGAAGCAGAAAGATGGGGGGTGGAAACTACACATAGTGAAGTCTGTGAAAGCTTGGCTAATGATATAAAAGTAGGTATCAGAGATTGAGTAAAAGCTTTTTTCAGGTTGATAAAGCAAGAAGTAAAATTCCACTGAGAAAATGTCATAAGTAGAGGCATGGTTTGATGTATAGTTGTGTCTGGCAGGGCACTGGTTAAAAGTTAGGTAGTGGGGAGAGATGATCACATAAACCTCTGAAGTTAGATAGAAATGCTCTGGGATTTGAGTTTGAATTTGGACTTAAGCCTATATAAATATGGAGTTATCTAGTTGTTTAATGACTAAACCAACTTTGATTATTtgatttgattattatttttgaaagatttttccattatttaaaatactattatatGGGGAAGTGggattttaaagataaaactatGAAAACTGACAGGTAAGAAAATATCTTGGTGGTTGAGGGAATAGAGAAAAGGAGAGATATTTGATATGAAATAACATACTGTGACTAAGCCTTCATTAGgttgaaaagaaaggaagaaaatattattttcatttacagtAAAGAAATATCTTATTGGTTGTAtcaatagaagaaaaatgaatcttTATATAGATATTACCAGACTGTGAGCCTCAGTGATAGTATGATGGGTAGgggatttgtcttgcacatagccaaaccaGACCAGGGTTTAATCtgctgtatcccatatggtccttcaagcactgccaggagtgatccctgagtgcagaaccaggagtaagcactgagaaccactaggtgtcATCTATATCCCCTAATGCCCCCAAAATgtcaggccagagaaataatagagGTTAAGGCATTGGCTTTGTTGCAGTCAACCCAGTTCAGCCCTAACCTTGGCACTAcaacatggtcccttgagcactgccaggactgtgATCTTTGAACAAAGCAACTTATTCaagacagaatcaggagtaagtccttagtaccactgggtgtggcccccaaacaaaaaatataaataaataagaaattatgaGAAGACAAGGGGATATTTTGGTAGTCTTGGAagttaaatgaaaaaatgtatgCCAATGTTAATGATCCATATCGTTCattaaatcatatatatttattattaaagacAAATGTAGATAAATGATATACAAAGTAATGGCCATATTTATATAGTATTTCATTTAATCCTGAAGCAAGTGGAGAAATTAGTAATATTCATTTAAAGATATAGAAATTGAGGTTAATATAACTTAAATTACTCAAGATGACAAATTTGTTAATTCACATTATTCAGATTTAACCTAGCTGTGTCCTTAAAACTTATGCTGTCATTCCATTATTACatcattacattatttttactgtatatatatttatttttaaaggatttgtCAGAGAGGTTAAGAAGCTTGATATGTGAGTCATAAGTTTCTAAAAAGCTTGTCATTATAATGATGTAGAAGTAATCAACAGTAAATTGATAGCTGATCAGATGAATAGATGAAGTCAAACAgtagtttaaaagaaaatgaaggaaacatAAAAGTGCCAGTAATATATATTGGGTAAAAAAATGCTTAAGGAGAATAAAAGGTGTTATCACCAGAATAAAATAAGGATTAAGAGGTAAggacaataaaaatttaagattaatCATATTTGATAGATTAAGTAGAATAGCAAAGTGAAACGAATACTTTTGATTACTGAAAAGTCACTTTGAATTGTACAAAATAAGATACATTGGACAGATGGAAAGCATGTTTATTAAAGTTTTAGAGTAAGATGATGAATACATTTATTCCTTGGTTTTTGAAAATCTTAGGGTACAATGACAAAAACTTATATTACTTGGTTGTTATAAAGTCAAAAGCCCAGGAAATTCAATAGGTAAAGGAGATAAAGGAGATTATAACTGTTGAAGAAATAGCCAGAGATGAAATTTATGGCATTAAGAGCATAAGCGAATATCATTATTATTGAAACAATTACTCTGAGAGGAAAAGATCAATTATAAAAGGCTTACAAAAATGTGTGCCTGGCAAGGTTACTAGCTGAATGAATATTTCTAAAGTCTTTAATTTATCTCTTATATATTAACAGAGGAAATACAAACCTGATAAAAATTTTACTGGTTGGATTAAGGAAGAGAATTTAAGATTAACATTTTCCCAACTAAGACTATGGTATAGAAAAGACTTAAGAAAAAGGTAGAGAACCTAGATTTGGAAGAATAGGCTATAATTAGAAAAATTTGTATGTTGTGATAaatgatatgtatgtatatattatataaataatggagagatagcatagctgatagggggtttgccttgtacgtggtggACCCTGGTttgcttcctccatccctctcagagaactcggcaagctactgagagtatcttgccctcacggcagagcctggcaagctatccatggcatattcaatatgccaaaaaaaaaaaaagtaacacttggagatattactggtgcctgctccagcaaattgatgacaacGGGGTGACACtggaacagtgacagtgataataaataaaataaattacttcacattcataaaattaaattaggcTCATAAGAACCAAATGAAGAAGTTTTGAGAAGATCAAAAAAAGCTAACAAATCAGCCTGAAAAACCTCAGATTTGACAAGTCAGACATTATCCTTGAAATAAAGGTTTCAGGAGACTCACAGGAACTGATGTTAGATTGAAATTGGGGAAAATGTCTTgaaagtttcagtcataaatatAATTGgcaataaaagaagagaaagtgaaagTTTTGTCAACAAGATGAATAAATACTGATAAGAAAGGGATAAAAGAAATGTGCATGCTTTAAtattaaagctttaaaaatatgtattcaaaGTCTTAATACCTGTTGAATAACTAAAGCAACAAATATATACCCAGAAGTCCATTTTCTCTATGTTTACTGGATTTGGTaacattgtcatttttttcttatctgatattaaatttatattgaatCAGAAACTGATAGAGaattctttgtatttatttttttaattgccacTGGCAAAGCAAGGgacttaactctttttttttttttttgcgttttgggtcacacctggcgatgcacatgtgttactcctggctttgcactcaggaattactcctggcggtgctcaggggaccatatgggatgctgagaatcaacccgggtcagccgcgtgcaaggcaaatgcactacccgctgtgctatcactctagccccaagagaCTTAACTCTTATACCATCTCTGTGGCTCCCAAAACATTTTCAAAGTGATATGacattgtattttaatattatgtaAATTTCAAATATATGCTGATTTCCAgttatcatattttatattcaatgcagtgatttctatttaaaacatatatactgCATTAAATTCATTACTGAGGGCTCAGTTTTATGCCTCATCAGACTTTTATCCCTTTAGCCTAATTGACCCAACTTCCATTCCccttatatttatacatttttatattctagTTTTGGACATATAAAAATTCCATCTGTAATTAATTTTGTTCTGTATTATGGTATAGTGATATGGTTTTGTGAAAGAATGGTAAAATAAATTAAGCTATTTAATAATCTTTTCCCAACTGAATTAAAATGCCAACATAACAATTATGTTCTCATATCAACTTACTACATAATATCTTAATGGGATTTCTTTTCAAAGAATCAAACTGGTATTCCTAAAATAAATCctacttttgtgttttatttattacatGTAGCATCAATTTTCATTGATTATTTGcactaaacatttaaaattacattctttaaaattttgttttatggaaTTAATATGATTTCCTATTTTAAGAATGTGACacataagaatatataaaattttgtcaTAGTTTTTGTTTAGTTTAAGATGGAAAGTGATTGATCATAtgccttttgatttctcttttgtgTTAAGAAGATCCTAAATGAGATACtaaattttctgcttttctttctttctgcattcACTCTTTACTCCTTAGGACTACTCCtcttctagaaattttatttttttgaatgttTGAATCACATACATTCTTAACCACTGTGTAGTGAGTATCTAATCTTTTAGGACTCTTTTTCAGTGGTTCTCACATTTTCTTTGTTGATATACCGGCCTCatactgattttctttctttgttcttaactgcctgcctgcctgcctttctctttgattttatgcatttctcttgttttcctttttctctcatttttcttccttccctcactccatccctccctttctccctctcttttctttcttttctctctctctttctctctctctttaactctttccttcttttttcttttttctctatttctttctctttttctctctttctctctttctttctttctttctctctttctttctttctttctttctttctttctttctttctttctttctttctttctttctttctttctttctttcttttttctctctctctttttctttcttttttctctttcctttctcttttttctttctttccttctttctcttttttcttttttctctctttctctcctttctttctctttctttcttttttctctctttctctctttccttctttctttcttcctttctttctttctttctttctttctttctttctttctttctttctttctttctttctttctttctttctttcttttctttctttctttctttctctttctttcttttttctctctctctttttttctctctcttttctctttctttctttctttctttctttctttctttctttctttctttctttctttctttctttctttctttctttctttctttctttctttctctttctttcttttttctctctcttttctctttctttctttctttctttctttctttctttctttctttctttctttctttctttctttctttctttctttctttctttcttcctttctttctttcttcctttctttgcttctccctctttctttctttgtttcgtcctgtccctccttctctctttctttatttctttttctttctctcttctttctctctcctttctttctttctttcctttctttccctctctctttctttatttctttttctctctctctctttcttttctttctttctttctttctttctttctttctttctttctttctttctttctttctttctttctttctttctttctttctttctttctttctttcttgtcctctgcccctctctctctcttgcttgcttcctttcttatttactcagtttctttccctccctcctttcctcccttcctcctcccctccctccctcctccctccatccttccctcccttcctctctctcacttcttccttccttccttccttccttccttccttccttccttccttccttccttccttccttccttccttccttttttctctcatttctctcctttcctttctcccttcctcccttcctctttctctccctccctcccttcctaccttcctttcctttctccacacccagaggtgctcaaggctcactcattcctggttctgtattcagggatcactccaggctcagAGTAACATGAGAGgttttagggatcaaacccagatcagctgcatgcaagttatgtgccttacctgctttactatctctccaactttcATTTGGTTTCATTGgcattgttttctgaaaaagttTATAATTGATGTATGAGAAATAGCTTTCTATGTTGGGGTGGATTTTTCCCCCCTAAAACAGATAATTTAATGTTGAGGCACTATCTATCTTGAAATGAACAATGATTttgtgctgttttatttttttttgggtcattgGAAGGTATCTTATGAGATTTAAATTTATGCACTTACCAATGAGCTTCACATTGTTACATTCATTAAATTTGTGTCCTAGCTTTTTCACTAATTTTGAAAACTCAGTAATTTTCTCTTTAAGTGttactttcaatttattttatctttgatttctttctgagACCAATTATACTCCTGTTttactcctcttttttttaattctgttcacACATTGCAGATTCTTTCACACTTCTTCTTATTTTAGTCCTCCAATATGGATATTTTTCTTAtcaatatttcaattttcttgctcCCTCTTATTTTGTACCTAACGTaaaccattttaattattatttttgtaatttttaaaatatgaattttattttagttattaattATTGATTTTGGCACCTCATCTGGTGGTCTCAGGACATACTCATGGCCTGACACTAGGAATTGCTCCCAGAGGGACTTGGAAGACCTTAAGGGATATCAGGAATCatacctaggtcagctgtgtggaagatAAGGGCCCTactcattgaactatctctcaagccctgtttatttttctccttacTAATTTTTAGGTATCTAACCTATTATAGTGTTACTTATACCTttaaattcacaatatttgaaatattatgtcTGATACACAATACTAGTTTTTCATAttggtttttgttatttattgcagtatcttctctctctctcacctcctctccctctcttactttctctttctcactttcttactctctctccttatctgtttcttctctctttccctaacTATTCTGTCTCTAGTTCATCtgtcttgttttaaaataaatttctcttgttCTTATATCATAGTGTGACTTGCaggtttttttcctgaaaattgcTCCTGTTCTGATATCATGGAGTGACttgtagttttattttccttatatctGAATAGTTTTCTTGTTCTTATATCAGAGTGTGACTTAtaggtttatttttctgaaaataggaaatatcatatgaaatattataaagctgatttatttgataaatattataTAAGCTGATTTGAATGCTTTGCTGTCTCCAGGAgaggaattattttgttttgggcaagAGGATTAGAAAAGAGTTTATTGTTGTTTTAGAAAAATCAGATATTTCATTGACTTAAATTACAAGGTTGAATGTAACCCTTTTTCTTCATGTCACCCTTTTTCTTATTAAGGCTGTGGTACTTCAGATATCCCAGTTTAggtctaatttatttattaatgttatattttatgagtcttcaatttcaatttttaatcctTTGACCCTTGCTATGCTAAGCTTGCTTTACAAATTCTCACTTTTCTGCTCTTCTTCTCTACTttctactgaaaatattttcagttaataAGCCTCTTAACTACttttttataatccacaaatgacttATGAAGGAAAGACTGCTAAGCACATTAAGGTTACTACACTCCGATCTTTCTCTAACATCTATGCCTTAAAGCCttattcattttatcatttatttccagTGAGAAGAGTGGTCTAAATCAGGTACCCTaaagaagaattagaaataagtattactatatttttggttttggatttttgttgggTGATTCTCTTATGTTCTCATGGAACTCGGGCTCTCCTAGCAATTCTAGACCAACTGGGTTTGTGGTCAATGAGAGGGTCTGAGGGTGAGGGGATGTGGTCCTGCTCTGACTATATGATGCTGAGGCTTACGcaggccacattcagctgtgctcaagggtcctCTGAGGCTGCAACAGACAATCTCTGGAGGTCTCCACCGCTGTACTCAGTGATGGGTGGGAGACCATGATGTGCCAGCAATCAAACTAAAGTCAGATAATGTAAGATTATGTGCATTAGtccttaatttttattgatttaacaAGTTGTCTTCATTCTCAGACTACCAACCCAGGTAAATAAAAAGTgtataataaaaagagaaaaggaaattggtgctagagtggtagtacagaaggtaaagtgcttgccctgTACCTGGtgacccagattagattcccagcatcccatatagttccctgagcagtcccagtggtaatttctgagtatacagccaggagtaacccctattaCCAAATGtggtctgaaaacaaacaaataatagataaaatacaGTTACTCTAGTGTATCTTCATTATAAtttagcaaaatataaatatgttgagTTAATGATTAATTAAGAAGTCATATTATGATATTCAGCCTATTAAGTGAATCAAAATTGGGAGACTATGCTTAAAATCTATGCGTGTTGGTGAAAacaaaatgtatgtatgtatcccAATTCTAATTAACAACTAGTAATATGGAGTTAAAAGTTAATATAAGACATACTTGTTAACATtatgattatttataaaattttgtgaaaTCAAACattcaaaatgcatttttttctctttctgatgaCAGGTAAACAGGCATAAATGTCAATGGGAAAAGAAAACCATACTTCTGTGACTGAATTTATCTTGTTGGGACTTTCACAGGATCCAAAGATCCAGATCTTACtgttttgtattttcctaatCGTCTACCTTCTTTCAGTATTTGGAAATCTGCTCATAATAATCCTTATCCAATTTGACTCTAGACTTCACActcccatgtactttttcctcaaaaacttGTCCTTTGCAGATCTCTGTTTCTCCACAAGCATTGTTCCCCAGATGTTGGTCCACTTCCTTGTGAGAAAGAAATCTATTTCCTTCGCTGGATGCTCACTACAGATAGTTGTCTTCCTTCTAGCGGGGTGTACAGAATGTGTTCTGCTGGCTGTGATGTCCTATGATCGCTATGTGGCTGTATGCAAGCCCCTGCATTACTCCACCATCATGACCCAAAAGATTTGTGTCCAGTTGGCCATTGTGTCCTGGATCAGTGGGGCACTTGTGTGTTCAGTGGATAGTGCCTATACACTTTGCCTGCCCTATCAAGGGCAGAATGTAATTAATCATTACTTTTGTGAACCACCTGCGCTCCTGAAGCTGGCTTCAGCAGACACCTACGATGCTGAGATGGCCCTCTTTTCAATGGGTGTGGTCATCCTCTTAGCACCAGTCTCTCTCATCTTTGTCTCCTACTGTCACATTATCTCCACTGTGATTCGGATGCAGTCGGGGGAGGGAAGGCTCAAGGTGTTCTCTACTTGTGGCTCCCATCTCACTGTTGTGGTTCTCTACTATGGCTCTGGAATATTTGCCTACATGAGACCTAACTCCAAGACAATGAGTGAAAAAGACAAGGTCATCTCTGTGTTCTACTCAGTTATGACTTCCATGTTGAACCCCATCATTTACAGCCTAAGGAACAAGGATGTGAAGGGAGCTCTCAGAAAGCTCATTGGAAAATAGTCCATTTCAGAGGTAGTAACTTCTGACATTTTCTTAGCTTCTGAAGTATTGTTGACAACAAAAACTccgctctcttcctctcttccttcccatgttttttttttttgcctcagcTGATTGCTGATTTTCTTCTTCACAAATATTCATTACATATGCTACTCTGAAAGTACAGTATCCAGTTTGTTACAATGAGTAAAACTTAATGTTTTCCTTAAAAGAGACTGATATACACAAACAAGGCAACACAAATAAAGAGATAACTGATTTAAATCTAACTAAATgaggaatattttaaaactatgtgaATCAACAGCTAGTACAATAACTTATTTGAAGaacagaaatatttgaaaagatctacttaaataaagttaatttattactaggatttttttttgtaagaagCAATCAATAGGATGGAATCAATACCCAAAGAACACTATTTCAAGATTAAAGGTCAAGAGGATTAGCTAAGATTAAAAAGGAATGTGAAAAACTTGGAAGAAAATTATGCATTGTTTAATTGTTTAAACaagattagatttttaaaatcatattctgCATATGATTTGATACAGATCAACTAATTTTTCACTCAGGTATAATTGAGAGTGACCTCATCTGAACTTCTCTTTTAGAAACTTATTCTGAAAGAcaataatttaatagaaaatcaGTCTTGGTAATTTTATGATCACTAATCATAATTACCAAAGGACTTATGTTCTACATAATTTGCTAGAGCTGTCATATCTGTTATGTATAGtatatgaagagaattttttttatcattttagtttatttgcttttacttgaatcactgtgagatgtagttacaaagttgttcgtgattgggtttcagtcacacaatgttccaacacacattgCTTCAGTTGCTTTTTgagtgtgtatttcccaccaacagtgtccccagtttccctcccacaaccACCTCCCCCCagtctttatggcaggcacttttcttctctctttctctctctctttctctctctctctctgaagagaATTTTTAgcatacttaaatttttttacacTGAAAGAAATATAATTGATCATATCATCTATCAAGTGCTATAAACTtcactatgattttttttgattAACCATGCTTAATGAGCCCAAGGCACCAAAATGTCTGGAAGGTTTACAGTGGTTATATTTCAGCcacaatgatatttttattttcctcaaaagGTAAAACTCTTTCATCCAATACTCATCACTAATACTGAAGCCTTTATCTCAAATGCCATGTCTTGGCTTACTTGACTCATACTTAATACATTGAGTTCATTCTTACAAAAAATGCCATCAGTCAGAAGAAGCCTTCTCTAAACATCCATTCTAAGATAGGATCCTTGCCACTTACCATTTGTCTTCATTATAGGTTTTATTGCATTGTTATTACTTATATCTCTAACATTATCTTGTATATTCATTTTGAAACTTCTTTATTAAAGCCAATGTTTAAAAACCAATGTTGAAGCTATAATTAACATTGATAAATGATGCTAATAAAGAATCATACAAAATCTATCAAGAAACTCTGGCCATAGTGGCATGCaaaattgtgaaaatatttaaaaaataagaagtattTACTAGTCACAAATTCCAAAATATACTTAAGGATAAGGATTGAAAGTAGACCATTATCAAAGAGGAAAAGATATTGAGTAGGTGCTTTAACAgtaattttattattccattttagaCTATGATCTAGTTacttatattatattttttatttgtttatttagcagagcctgacaagctacctgtggggtattcaatatgccaaaaacagtaacaacaagtctcacaatggagacattactggtgcccacttgagcaaatcgatgaacaacggtgacagtgctacagtgcttttttatttattggctttggtGCCATACTGgtaatattcagggcttactactgactctgtgctcaaagatcactcctagtgggctaggtcagttgcatgca
Protein-coding regions in this window:
- the LOC101552298 gene encoding olfactory receptor 2D3-like, which encodes MSMGKENHTSVTEFILLGLSQDPKIQILLFCIFLIVYLLSVFGNLLIIILIQFDSRLHTPMYFFLKNLSFADLCFSTSIVPQMLVHFLVRKKSISFAGCSLQIVVFLLAGCTECVLLAVMSYDRYVAVCKPLHYSTIMTQKICVQLAIVSWISGALVCSVDSAYTLCLPYQGQNVINHYFCEPPALLKLASADTYDAEMALFSMGVVILLAPVSLIFVSYCHIISTVIRMQSGEGRLKVFSTCGSHLTVVVLYYGSGIFAYMRPNSKTMSEKDKVISVFYSVMTSMLNPIIYSLRNKDVKGALRKLIGK